The Deinococcus carri genome contains a region encoding:
- a CDS encoding Crp/Fnr family transcriptional regulator, which produces MTLHTRPIPTPDLSRRSLRRGETLYYAGDPAPSLYRLESGLLRAVRLTPQGRTLTVRHIRPGDVFGEETLHRTVRGHQVTALTDAALTALHPQHLSQAELWDITLSLSTQLQRMMTDGVHIQDGELRERIARYLLNLADSSLGGAHRDGTRYVRATHELIAEGTGATRESVSKLIGEMRDDGLLTPAYRCLTLTDEAGLRALAGVVGRGL; this is translated from the coding sequence ATGACCCTGCACACCCGCCCGATTCCCACACCTGACCTCTCCCGCCGTTCGCTGCGGCGCGGCGAGACGCTCTACTACGCGGGCGACCCGGCCCCCAGCCTCTACCGGCTGGAAAGCGGCCTGCTGCGCGCGGTGCGCCTGACCCCCCAGGGCCGCACCCTGACCGTGCGCCACATCCGGCCCGGCGACGTGTTCGGGGAAGAAACCCTGCACCGGACGGTGCGCGGCCACCAGGTCACGGCCCTGACCGACGCGGCCCTCACGGCCCTGCACCCGCAGCACCTGAGCCAGGCCGAGCTGTGGGACATCACCCTCAGCCTCAGCACCCAGCTTCAGCGCATGATGACCGACGGCGTGCATATCCAGGACGGCGAACTGCGCGAGCGCATCGCCCGCTACCTGCTGAACCTGGCGGATAGCAGCCTGGGCGGGGCGCACCGCGACGGCACCCGCTATGTCCGCGCCACCCACGAGCTGATCGCCGAGGGCACCGGGGCCACCCGCGAGAGCGTCTCCAAGCTGATCGGCGAGATGCGCGACGACGGCCTGCTGACCCCCGCCTACCGCTGCCTCACGCTGACGGACGAGGCGGGGCTGCGGGCGCTGGCTGGGGTTGTGGGTCGTGGGCTGTAG
- a CDS encoding DNA double-strand break repair nuclease NurA: MPPMRIRLDPWPVDIEGGQLGLQRFEGELIDLETLRWAAIAPRPIPPRLGTVHVVDGKRRMESRVFIEDEQGEAGMGGFGAYVVGAVDLCPHGTRPATLTDVKAQRLLAHAPGLRVDPYRLSPRDPHTGRLEYHPVAADSSDPLAPLHKLQQAMLAAEQHLSHGLATPVPFDETDPREALTSLTLQDGTLRSQNLGGAVVGYVKTMQTQYLPPDRAGLLSELKPGERTPIMHMKYANGQYTRFIWYVRLCEAAFYQHPMSGVMRLEMYAPEEPDFLPPIVREVAAISGTLLCRLASKAHKDPRAPQNLIPTAALESAMTRAMGSADLVTRRLRAHIARELGVVA; the protein is encoded by the coding sequence ATGCCCCCCATGCGCATCCGTCTTGACCCCTGGCCCGTGGATATCGAGGGCGGCCAACTGGGCCTGCAACGGTTCGAGGGCGAGCTGATCGATCTGGAGACGCTGCGCTGGGCGGCCATCGCGCCGCGGCCCATCCCGCCCCGGCTGGGCACGGTGCATGTGGTGGACGGCAAGCGGCGCATGGAATCGCGCGTCTTTATCGAGGACGAGCAGGGCGAGGCGGGAATGGGCGGCTTCGGGGCCTACGTGGTGGGGGCGGTGGACCTCTGCCCCCACGGCACGCGGCCCGCCACGCTGACTGACGTGAAGGCGCAGCGCCTCCTGGCCCACGCGCCGGGGCTGCGGGTAGACCCCTACCGCCTCTCGCCGCGCGACCCGCACACCGGGCGATTGGAATACCACCCGGTGGCCGCCGACAGCAGCGACCCCCTCGCGCCCCTGCACAAGTTGCAACAGGCGATGCTGGCCGCCGAACAGCACCTTTCGCACGGCCTCGCCACCCCGGTCCCCTTCGACGAGACGGACCCGCGCGAGGCGCTGACCTCGCTGACGTTGCAGGACGGCACCCTGAGAAGTCAGAACCTGGGGGGGGCGGTGGTGGGCTACGTCAAGACGATGCAGACCCAGTATCTGCCGCCCGACCGGGCCGGCCTGCTGTCCGAGCTGAAGCCCGGCGAGCGGACGCCCATCATGCACATGAAATACGCCAACGGTCAGTACACCCGCTTCATCTGGTACGTGCGGCTGTGCGAGGCGGCCTTTTATCAGCACCCCATGTCGGGCGTGATGCGGCTGGAGATGTACGCGCCCGAGGAACCCGACTTCCTGCCGCCCATCGTGCGGGAGGTGGCGGCCATCAGCGGCACGCTGCTGTGCCGCCTCGCCAGCAAGGCACACAAGGACCCCCGCGCCCCCCAGAACCTGATTCCCACCGCCGCCCTGGAAAGTGCGATGACCCGCGCGATGGGCAGCGCCGACCTCGTGACCCGCCGCCTGCGCGCCCACATTGCCCGCGAGCTGGGGGTGGTGGCGTGA
- a CDS encoding cupin domain-containing protein gives MRSGVALAEARAFAPVPGFAEVFRRGTLSVELYRPRGHDPQTPHAQDELYVVVTGSGTYRCAGEARGFGPGDVLFAPAGAEHRFETFTDDLEVWVVFYGPEGGERPGERTVLGREARE, from the coding sequence ATGAGGTCGGGCGTCGCTCTGGCCGAGGCCCGCGCCTTTGCCCCCGTCCCCGGCTTCGCGGAGGTGTTCCGGCGCGGCACACTGAGCGTGGAACTGTACCGCCCGCGCGGGCACGACCCGCAGACGCCCCACGCCCAGGACGAGCTGTACGTGGTCGTCACCGGTTCGGGCACCTACCGCTGCGCGGGTGAGGCGCGCGGGTTCGGGCCGGGGGATGTGCTGTTCGCCCCGGCCGGTGCCGAACACCGCTTCGAGACGTTCACGGATGACCTGGAAGTCTGGGTGGTTTTTTACGGCCCGGAGGGCGGCGAGCGGCCCGGCGAGCGGACGGTGCTGGGGCGGGAGGCGCGCGAATGA
- a CDS encoding pyridoxamine 5'-phosphate oxidase family protein yields the protein MTDFYDPRQRDPALSRRPQNRRDDAWIRALLARLQMGRVATVWQGEDGEAFPFITPLAFAYRPETHDLVYHTNVVGRLRANTAQGHPATFEASEIGALLPSNDPLELTVQYRSVVAFGTARLLSDPDEVREALRVLSERLFPGLTVGRETRPISDADLARTSVYSLAVERWSGKENWAEAAAQTTDWPALPPHLGQPRPLLEGP from the coding sequence ATGACCGACTTTTACGACCCCCGGCAGCGTGACCCCGCGCTCAGTCGCCGCCCGCAGAACCGCCGTGACGACGCCTGGATACGCGCGCTGCTGGCCCGCCTCCAGATGGGTCGGGTGGCGACCGTGTGGCAGGGCGAGGACGGTGAGGCGTTCCCGTTCATCACGCCGCTGGCCTTCGCGTACCGCCCCGAGACGCACGACCTCGTGTACCACACCAATGTGGTGGGGCGGCTGCGGGCCAACACCGCGCAGGGTCACCCCGCCACCTTCGAGGCGTCCGAGATCGGGGCGCTGCTGCCCAGCAACGACCCCCTGGAACTGACCGTGCAGTACCGCAGCGTCGTCGCCTTCGGCACGGCGCGCCTGCTGAGCGACCCGGACGAGGTCCGCGAAGCCTTGCGGGTTCTCTCCGAGCGGCTGTTTCCGGGGCTGACGGTCGGACGCGAGACGCGGCCCATCTCGGACGCCGACCTGGCGCGCACCAGCGTCTATTCGCTCGCCGTCGAACGCTGGAGCGGCAAGGAGAACTGGGCGGAGGCTGCGGCGCAGACCACAGACTGGCCCGCGCTGCCGCCCCACCTGGGGCAGCCCCGGCCCCTGCTGGAAGGGCCATGA
- a CDS encoding aspartate aminotransferase family protein — MTTTNTSKWLDAEIRYDSGVYNKHQVVMVRGQGATVWDEQGRAYIDCVAGYGVANLGHSHPDVVKAIQEQAARLIVMPQSVPNDKRAEFLTELVGVLPQGLERIFLCNSGTEAMEAAKKFAITATGRSRFVSMKRGFSGRSLGALAFTWEPKYREPFGEAVDNRHVDFVSYSNIDELRAAVTDQTAAVILEPVQGEGGVRPASPEFIRAAREITREKGALLILDEIQTGFCRTGKMFASEHFGVVPDGMTLAKAMAGGVPIGAFAMTAEVADRMPAGGHGTTFGGNPLAMAAGIAAIRAFKNENMAEQAREKGAYFMERLRAIGSPKIREVRGLGLMIGVELKEKSAPYISALEHDEGVLALAATPLVVRFLPPITISREQIDQVVAAFERVLERVNPRAVPTQEVREDKQTE, encoded by the coding sequence ATGACCACAACCAACACCAGCAAGTGGCTCGACGCCGAGATACGCTACGATTCGGGCGTCTACAACAAGCATCAGGTCGTGATGGTCCGCGGCCAGGGCGCGACCGTTTGGGACGAGCAGGGCCGCGCCTACATCGACTGCGTGGCCGGGTACGGCGTGGCGAACCTGGGCCACAGCCACCCCGACGTGGTGAAGGCCATCCAGGAGCAGGCCGCCCGCCTGATCGTGATGCCCCAGAGCGTGCCCAACGACAAACGCGCCGAGTTCCTGACCGAACTGGTGGGCGTGCTGCCGCAGGGCCTGGAACGCATCTTCCTGTGCAACAGCGGCACCGAGGCGATGGAGGCCGCCAAGAAGTTCGCCATCACCGCCACGGGCCGCTCGCGCTTCGTGAGCATGAAGCGCGGCTTCTCCGGCCGATCGCTGGGCGCGCTGGCCTTTACCTGGGAACCCAAGTACCGCGAGCCGTTCGGGGAGGCGGTCGACAACCGGCACGTGGACTTCGTGTCCTACAGCAATATCGACGAGCTGCGCGCGGCGGTCACCGACCAGACCGCCGCCGTCATCCTGGAACCCGTGCAGGGCGAGGGCGGCGTGCGGCCCGCGTCTCCCGAGTTCATCCGGGCGGCGCGCGAGATCACCCGCGAGAAGGGCGCGCTGCTGATCCTCGACGAGATTCAGACCGGCTTCTGCCGCACCGGCAAGATGTTCGCCTCCGAGCATTTCGGCGTGGTGCCCGACGGCATGACCCTCGCCAAGGCCATGGCGGGCGGCGTGCCCATCGGGGCCTTTGCCATGACCGCCGAGGTCGCGGACCGGATGCCTGCGGGCGGCCACGGCACCACCTTCGGCGGAAACCCGCTGGCGATGGCCGCCGGGATTGCCGCCATCCGCGCCTTCAAGAACGAGAACATGGCCGAGCAGGCCCGTGAGAAGGGGGCCTACTTCATGGAGCGGCTGCGTGCCATCGGGTCCCCCAAGATCCGCGAGGTGCGCGGCCTGGGCCTGATGATCGGCGTGGAACTCAAGGAAAAGAGCGCCCCCTACATCTCGGCCCTCGAACACGATGAGGGGGTCCTGGCCCTGGCCGCCACGCCGCTGGTCGTGCGTTTCCTGCCGCCGATCACCATCAGCCGCGAGCAGATCGACCAGGTGGTCGCCGCCTTCGAGCGCGTGCTGGAGCGGGTGAATCCCCGTGCGGTTCCGACTCAGGAGGTGCGGGAGGACAAGCAGACGGAATAG
- a CDS encoding histone deacetylase codes for MTDPASFRHPFRAYTPAAYTFPLPEGHRFPAYKYAGVAQRLTGRLPMLDTPALRWADAARVHDPAWLRRWRRGEVTASEERAFGLPWSPGVVERARRAAGGSLAALHDALAHGWGANLAGGTHHAFRDRAEGFCLVNDAAILTHLALEEGLARRVAVLDLDVHQGNGTAALLAGETRAFTLSIHGERNYPFRKETSGLDIGLPDGVTDAEYLEVLRAQALPALEAFRPELLLYLAGADVLAGDRFGRFALTLDGVRERNRAALSWARGAGVPVVTMMAGGYNRDHTLTVAAHASVVEDGLEVFG; via the coding sequence GTGACCGACCCCGCCTCCTTCCGCCACCCCTTCCGGGCCTATACGCCTGCCGCGTACACCTTCCCGCTGCCGGAAGGCCACCGCTTTCCGGCCTACAAATACGCGGGGGTCGCCCAGCGCCTGACGGGGCGGCTGCCCATGCTGGACACTCCGGCGCTGCGCTGGGCCGACGCCGCGCGCGTGCATGACCCCGCGTGGCTGCGGCGCTGGCGGCGCGGGGAGGTCACGGCGAGTGAGGAACGCGCCTTCGGGCTGCCCTGGAGTCCGGGGGTGGTCGAGCGTGCCCGCCGCGCGGCGGGTGGCAGCCTCGCGGCCCTGCACGACGCGCTCGCGCACGGCTGGGGCGCGAATCTGGCGGGCGGCACGCACCACGCCTTCCGCGACCGTGCCGAGGGCTTTTGCCTGGTCAACGACGCGGCCATCCTCACCCACCTGGCGCTGGAGGAGGGCCTGGCGCGCCGGGTGGCGGTCCTCGACCTCGACGTGCATCAGGGCAACGGCACGGCGGCGCTGCTGGCGGGCGAGACGCGGGCCTTCACGCTCAGCATTCACGGCGAGCGCAACTACCCCTTTCGCAAGGAGACGAGCGGCCTGGACATCGGCCTGCCCGACGGCGTGACCGACGCCGAGTACCTGGAGGTGCTGCGGGCGCAGGCGCTTCCTGCGCTGGAGGCCTTCCGCCCGGAGTTGCTGCTGTACCTGGCCGGGGCGGACGTGCTAGCCGGGGACCGCTTCGGGCGCTTCGCGTTGACGCTGGACGGCGTGCGCGAACGCAACCGCGCCGCGCTGTCCTGGGCGCGGGGTGCCGGGGTGCCGGTGGTCACGATGATGGCGGGCGGGTACAACCGCGACCACACGCTGACCGTCGCGGCCCATGCCAGCGTCGTGGAGGACGGCCTGGAGGTGTTCGGCTGA
- a CDS encoding GNAT family N-acetyltransferase — MTDLRPIPAEAAALALPALHELRSGVPATANAEALAAYLRSVGAEGYRLVGAFEPDRSEAVAVAGYRTFTMLAFGRALYVDDLSTLPEARGRGHARALLRWLEAEARRLGCDSFHLDSGVGESRWAAHRLYLSAGLNITCHHFEKELT; from the coding sequence ATGACCGACCTGCGCCCGATTCCTGCCGAGGCTGCGGCGCTGGCCCTGCCCGCCCTGCACGAGTTGCGCTCCGGCGTACCCGCGACGGCCAACGCGGAGGCCCTCGCCGCCTATCTGCGTTCGGTCGGGGCCGAGGGCTACCGTCTGGTCGGGGCCTTCGAGCCGGACCGTTCCGAGGCCGTCGCGGTGGCGGGCTACCGCACCTTCACGATGCTCGCTTTTGGCCGGGCGCTGTACGTGGACGACCTCTCCACCCTGCCGGAGGCGCGGGGGCGGGGGCACGCGCGGGCGCTGCTGCGCTGGCTGGAGGCCGAGGCGCGGCGGCTCGGCTGCGACAGCTTCCACCTCGACTCCGGGGTGGGGGAGAGCCGCTGGGCCGCGCACCGCCTGTACCTCTCCGCGGGCCTGAACATCACCTGCCACCACTTCGAGAAGGAGCTGACATGA
- a CDS encoding carboxymuconolactone decarboxylase family protein has protein sequence MSRPRLPYRTLAPKVFDALLALEQQVQGLNLDAPLLELVKVRASQLNGCGFCLDMHSRDALKVGVPQRQLLVLAAWREAGDLFTPRERALLAFTEAVTLLSQAGVPDALLEELRAHFTDAEIVSWTLAVITINAWNRMGVVAGLHPA, from the coding sequence ATGAGTAGACCACGCCTGCCGTACCGAACGCTTGCCCCGAAGGTCTTTGACGCCCTGCTGGCCCTGGAACAACAGGTGCAGGGCCTGAACCTCGACGCGCCCCTGCTCGAACTCGTCAAGGTGCGGGCCAGCCAGCTCAACGGCTGCGGCTTTTGCCTGGATATGCACAGCCGGGACGCGCTGAAGGTCGGCGTGCCGCAGCGGCAACTGCTGGTCCTGGCCGCCTGGCGCGAGGCGGGCGACCTGTTCACGCCCCGCGAGCGGGCACTCCTGGCGTTCACGGAGGCGGTGACGCTCCTCTCCCAGGCCGGTGTGCCGGACGCCCTGCTGGAAGAGCTACGTGCCCACTTCACGGACGCCGAAATCGTGAGCTGGACCCTGGCCGTCATCACCATCAACGCCTGGAACCGGATGGGCGTGGTCGCCGGGCTGCACCCCGCATGA
- a CDS encoding DMT family transporter encodes MTRSDVFQMLLLSAVWGVSFLLIRVAGEAFPPLWVALLRSLFGVLVLGLALRLGGHRLPPLRLWRPLLLVALLNNVVPWTFFAWGEQTVSSNIAAVLNATTPLFSLLIGLGLRDTSLGTRLLLGVLLGFGGVGLTVLGGVHGGHATLFGVLIITAASVSYAVATAVAKRTLGGLNPIGLATTQLGLSTLMLLPLALAGAPPARVDFAAWAAMLVLGVFGSGLAYLLYYGLLARVSATQVLAVTYVLPVWGLFWAAVAGERPSWLSAVGVAVVLAGLLLMNAPPRRSRPAHA; translated from the coding sequence ATGACCCGCAGCGACGTTTTCCAGATGCTGCTGCTGTCGGCCGTGTGGGGGGTGTCCTTCCTGCTGATCCGGGTGGCGGGGGAGGCGTTCCCGCCGCTGTGGGTGGCGCTGCTGCGCTCGCTGTTCGGGGTGCTGGTGCTGGGACTGGCCCTGCGGCTGGGCGGGCACCGCCTGCCGCCGCTGCGGCTGTGGAGGCCGCTGCTGCTGGTGGCGCTGCTGAATAACGTCGTGCCCTGGACCTTTTTCGCCTGGGGCGAACAGACGGTGTCCAGCAACATCGCCGCCGTCCTGAACGCGACGACGCCGCTGTTCAGCCTGCTGATCGGCCTGGGGCTGCGGGACACGTCCCTGGGCACGCGGCTGCTGCTGGGGGTGCTGCTGGGCTTCGGCGGGGTGGGCCTGACGGTGCTGGGCGGCGTTCACGGGGGTCACGCGACCCTGTTCGGTGTGCTGATCATCACGGCCGCCAGCGTGAGCTACGCCGTGGCGACGGCGGTCGCCAAGCGGACCCTGGGTGGCCTGAACCCCATCGGGCTGGCGACCACGCAGCTCGGCCTGTCCACGCTGATGTTGCTCCCACTGGCCCTGGCGGGCGCGCCCCCCGCGCGGGTGGATTTTGCCGCCTGGGCCGCCATGCTGGTGCTGGGGGTGTTCGGCAGCGGCCTGGCCTACCTGCTGTATTACGGGCTGCTGGCGCGCGTCTCGGCCACGCAGGTGCTGGCCGTGACCTACGTCCTGCCCGTCTGGGGTCTGTTCTGGGCGGCGGTGGCCGGGGAACGCCCCTCCTGGCTGTCGGCGGTCGGGGTGGCCGTGGTGCTGGCCGGGCTGCTGCTGATGAACGCCCCCCCGCGCCGTTCCCGGCCCGCCCACGCCTGA
- a CDS encoding AAA family ATPase codes for MPNVLITGMSGTGKTTVLEQLRSRGCETVDTDADGWCEWGTLPGEADAGWLWREDPMRELLARPRSVPLFVGGCVANQGKFYPQFDHIVLLSAPWEVMRERLRQRTGNPYGKSDAEQAEILHHLREVEPLLRAGADVELDSSRHTVDELVGALLALDTVG; via the coding sequence GTGCCGAACGTCCTCATCACCGGCATGTCCGGGACGGGCAAGACCACCGTTCTCGAACAGTTGCGCTCGCGGGGCTGCGAGACGGTGGACACCGACGCGGACGGCTGGTGCGAGTGGGGCACGCTCCCCGGCGAGGCGGACGCGGGCTGGCTCTGGCGCGAGGACCCCATGCGCGAGCTGCTGGCCCGCCCGCGTTCGGTGCCGCTGTTCGTCGGTGGGTGCGTCGCCAACCAGGGGAAGTTCTACCCGCAGTTCGACCACATTGTGCTGCTGAGTGCCCCCTGGGAGGTTATGCGCGAACGGTTGCGGCAGCGCACAGGCAACCCCTACGGCAAATCTGACGCCGAGCAGGCCGAGATTCTGCACCACCTGCGCGAGGTCGAGCCGCTGCTGCGGGCCGGGGCGGACGTGGAACTCGATTCCTCCCGCCATACCGTTGACGAACTGGTGGGCGCTCTGCTGGCGCTGGACACGGTCGGGTGA
- a CDS encoding PLP-dependent aminotransferase family protein — protein MLDPTTGPEFARIGSPLDTFPLPLTLDRAAPDPLHAQLAAQVRAAALAGTLPAGTALPGSRSLAAALGVTRGVVTAAFEALLLDGTLEARPGSGTRVAAGVAGEATPSAADLPAWLTLPGPAPVDPPAAGPGLHFRAGVAGTHVLDLRAWRAAWATAAHDVPDGDYGDPAGEPDLRAALAAFVGRARGLRADPARLLVTAGSLSALGLVARLLPPGSRALVENPGYRAAWQALQDAGLEVLPVPVDEGGLVTEGLPPARLVVVTPSHQYPLGVRMTLPRRLALLRWARQHDALVVEDDYDGEFRYGAPPLPPLASLEGAEGRVLYLGTLSKLLTPAVRTGFLVAPPALMPALVRARALADSGHNRVTQAALTHFLRGGHLDRHVRRARRWHGQQQAALARALAPLAPEVVLGGIEAGLHACLHLPSALPAAGVAARLARRGVHVSTLEGYTFAGTVPNALLLGYGGLTVAEIERGAREIVEAVRAGR, from the coding sequence ATGCTGGACCCCACGACAGGGCCGGAATTCGCACGGATAGGCAGTCCACTCGATACCTTCCCGCTGCCCCTCACGCTGGACCGCGCCGCCCCCGACCCGCTGCACGCGCAACTGGCCGCCCAGGTGCGGGCGGCGGCGCTGGCAGGAACCCTCCCGGCGGGAACGGCGCTGCCCGGCTCGCGCTCCCTCGCGGCGGCGCTGGGCGTGACGCGCGGCGTGGTCACGGCGGCGTTCGAGGCGCTGCTGCTCGACGGCACGCTCGAAGCCCGGCCCGGCAGCGGGACCCGTGTGGCGGCGGGCGTGGCGGGAGAGGCCACCCCCAGCGCGGCGGACCTCCCCGCCTGGCTGACCCTGCCCGGTCCCGCGCCGGTGGACCCTCCCGCCGCCGGGCCGGGCCTGCACTTCCGGGCCGGGGTAGCGGGGACACACGTGCTGGACCTGCGCGCCTGGCGGGCAGCCTGGGCCACGGCCGCCCACGACGTTCCCGATGGGGATTACGGCGACCCGGCGGGCGAGCCGGACCTGCGCGCCGCCCTCGCCGCCTTCGTGGGCCGGGCACGGGGGCTGCGCGCCGACCCGGCCCGGCTGCTGGTCACGGCGGGCAGCCTCAGCGCCCTGGGGCTGGTGGCCCGCCTGCTTCCGCCCGGCAGCCGCGCGCTGGTGGAGAACCCCGGCTACCGCGCGGCGTGGCAGGCGCTGCAAGACGCCGGGCTGGAGGTGCTGCCGGTACCCGTGGACGAGGGCGGCCTGGTCACGGAAGGACTGCCCCCGGCGCGGCTGGTGGTGGTCACGCCCAGCCACCAGTACCCGCTGGGGGTCCGCATGACGCTGCCCCGGCGGCTCGCGCTGCTGCGCTGGGCACGCCAGCACGACGCCCTGGTGGTGGAGGACGACTACGACGGCGAGTTCCGGTACGGCGCACCCCCCCTGCCGCCGCTGGCGAGTCTGGAGGGGGCGGAGGGCCGGGTGCTGTATCTAGGCACCCTCAGCAAACTGCTCACGCCCGCGGTGCGGACGGGTTTCCTCGTCGCGCCGCCCGCGCTGATGCCCGCCCTGGTACGCGCCCGCGCCCTGGCAGACAGCGGGCACAACCGGGTCACGCAGGCGGCACTGACGCACTTTCTGCGGGGCGGGCACCTCGACCGGCACGTGCGCCGCGCCCGCCGCTGGCACGGGCAGCAGCAGGCGGCCCTGGCGCGCGCCCTCGCGCCGCTCGCGCCGGAGGTCGTGCTGGGCGGTATCGAGGCGGGGCTGCACGCCTGCCTGCACCTGCCGTCCGCGTTGCCCGCCGCAGGGGTGGCCGCCCGCCTCGCCCGGCGCGGCGTCCACGTTTCCACCCTGGAGGGCTACACCTTCGCCGGCACCGTGCCCAATGCCCTGCTCCTGGGCTACGGCGGCCTGACGGTGGCCGAAATCGAGCGGGGAGCGCGGGAAATCGTGGAGGCGGTCAGGGCCGGACGGTGA
- a CDS encoding ATP-binding protein — MVLGTEDATPVTFWFAVLPGASVQMDDLVAVRTLKPDGQPVHFYGIVDHVRTRHEGVTFDSDVADVVAGLLPASVSYAARVLVTRVDPEDFIPPQPGDEVRHARGDDLRLALSADKMDHAFAGGLLADGQVLPVNYQFVNGESGGHINISGISGVATKTSYALFLLHSIFRGGVLAQRREGHNTRALIFNVKGEDLLFLDKPNAKVQKKEGDVRARKGWPEGRYDRLGLPVEPFRDVQFLAPPKAGAGDVIVPDVEQRSEGVTPFVFSLREFCQKRMLPYVFSDAGSSLNIGFVIGNMEEKLARLAAGDDAPYLTVEDWQPDTEVLLEEDLRFDDMGKTRIETFAQLISYLEYKLLEQNDGEGDPRWVLKQNQGTLRAFVRRLRGVQKHLAPLVRGDLTPGQAAKYRPNLLASGVQTSVVDIHKLGAHAQSFVVGVLLRDLFEHKERYGRQDTVFVVLDELNKYAPREGDSPIKDVLLDIAERGRSLGIILIGAQQTASEVERRIVSNAAIRVVGRLDLAEAERPEYRFLPQSFRARAGILQPGTMLVSQPDVPNPVLVNYPFPAWATRRDEVAEPVGQQAEDDGKDWLGL; from the coding sequence ATGGTGCTGGGCACCGAGGACGCCACGCCCGTCACCTTCTGGTTCGCCGTGCTGCCCGGCGCGAGCGTGCAGATGGACGACCTGGTGGCGGTCCGCACGCTCAAGCCGGACGGCCAGCCGGTCCACTTCTACGGCATCGTGGACCACGTCCGCACCCGGCACGAGGGCGTGACCTTCGACAGCGACGTGGCCGACGTGGTGGCGGGCCTGCTTCCCGCCTCCGTGAGCTACGCGGCCCGCGTGCTGGTGACGCGGGTGGACCCCGAGGATTTCATCCCGCCCCAGCCCGGCGACGAGGTGCGGCACGCGCGCGGCGACGACCTGCGCCTGGCGCTGAGCGCCGACAAGATGGACCACGCCTTTGCGGGTGGGCTGCTGGCCGACGGGCAGGTGCTGCCGGTCAACTACCAGTTCGTGAACGGCGAGAGCGGCGGCCACATCAACATCAGCGGGATTTCCGGTGTGGCGACCAAGACGAGTTATGCCCTTTTCCTGCTGCACTCCATCTTCCGGGGCGGCGTGCTGGCGCAGCGGCGCGAGGGCCACAACACCCGCGCGCTGATTTTCAACGTGAAGGGCGAGGACCTCCTCTTTCTGGACAAGCCCAACGCGAAGGTCCAGAAGAAGGAAGGGGACGTGCGGGCGCGCAAGGGCTGGCCGGAAGGCCGTTACGACCGCCTGGGCCTGCCCGTCGAGCCGTTCCGCGACGTGCAATTCCTCGCACCCCCGAAAGCCGGGGCGGGCGACGTGATTGTGCCCGACGTGGAGCAGCGTTCCGAGGGCGTCACCCCCTTCGTGTTCAGCCTGCGCGAGTTCTGCCAGAAGCGGATGCTTCCCTACGTCTTTTCCGACGCGGGCAGCAGCCTCAACATCGGCTTCGTCATCGGCAACATGGAGGAGAAGCTGGCGCGGCTGGCCGCCGGGGACGACGCGCCCTACCTCACCGTCGAGGACTGGCAGCCCGACACCGAGGTGCTGCTGGAGGAGGACCTGCGCTTCGACGACATGGGCAAGACGCGCATCGAGACCTTCGCGCAGCTCATCTCGTACCTCGAATACAAGCTGCTGGAACAGAACGACGGCGAGGGCGACCCCAGGTGGGTGCTGAAGCAGAACCAGGGCACCCTGCGCGCCTTTGTCCGCCGCCTGCGCGGGGTGCAGAAGCATCTCGCGCCGCTGGTGCGCGGCGACCTGACGCCGGGGCAGGCCGCGAAGTACCGCCCCAATCTGCTGGCGAGTGGCGTGCAGACCAGTGTGGTGGACATCCACAAGCTGGGGGCGCACGCGCAGAGCTTCGTGGTGGGCGTGCTGCTGCGCGACCTCTTCGAGCACAAGGAACGCTACGGGCGGCAGGACACCGTGTTTGTCGTGCTGGACGAGCTGAACAAGTACGCGCCGCGTGAGGGCGACAGCCCCATCAAGGACGTGCTGCTGGACATCGCGGAACGTGGGCGCAGCCTCGGCATCATCCTGATTGGGGCGCAGCAGACGGCCTCGGAGGTCGAGCGGCGTATCGTCTCCAACGCGGCGATTCGGGTGGTGGGCCGCCTGGACCTCGCGGAGGCCGAGCGGCCCGAGTACCGCTTCCTGCCGCAGAGCTTCCGCGCCCGCGCGGGCATCCTCCAGCCGGGGACCATGCTGGTGAGCCAGCCGGACGTGCCCAACCCGGTCCTCGTCAACTATCCCTTTCCCGCCTGGGCCACCCGCCGCGACGAGGTGGCCGAGCCGGTGGGGCAGCAGGCGGAGGACGACGGCAAGGACTGGCTGGGGCTGTAG